From the Streptococcus sp. 29887 genome, one window contains:
- the ezrA gene encoding septation ring formation regulator EzrA — MPTGTIILIVSIVIILIVAYVACLIVRKRNDNLLVALEERKEELFNLPVNEEVEAVKALHLIGQSQVSFREWNQKWVDLSLNSFADIENHIFEAEAFNNSFRFVSAKNAIDSIESQIDLIEEDISSIRHGLMDLKEQEEKNSGRVKHALDLFENLQASVRDNSESYGETLPELEKQLKNIEVEFSEFVMLNSSGDPIEASEILDKTEEHMIALNQIMDRIPHLIERVSKDFPEQLEDLESGYRKLVEQNYLFTEGNIESQFQNIRVSIRENTALIVSFDLDAAEAENEGIQAKIDHLYKLFNREIEANKSANKISKNLPKFLEHVVQNTQLLDEESQRLNANYLLADSKLSRINQLKKRLETIEIVVAESVEGIETPQVAYSILEERLDHSLSSLKEIEEEQLVLAEYLKSQELSESTARKKATLYINKLHTLKRYMEKRNLPGIPAEFLTNFFRTSDHVEGLIAELDYKRINIEVVNRLLENATYDMNQLEELAYLIVQNATLTEQLLQYSNRYRSTDEGIQAAFNRSLDIFERNFDYQAAFEEISFALETVEPGVTERFVRSYEKTREAIRY, encoded by the coding sequence ATGCCTACAGGAACAATCATCTTAATCGTTTCGATTGTTATTATTTTAATCGTTGCCTACGTAGCCTGCCTGATTGTTCGCAAACGTAATGACAACCTCTTGGTTGCATTAGAAGAGCGCAAGGAAGAGCTATTTAACCTCCCTGTAAATGAAGAAGTTGAAGCGGTAAAGGCCCTTCACTTGATTGGTCAAAGCCAGGTTTCCTTCCGTGAGTGGAATCAAAAATGGGTTGATTTATCCCTCAATTCATTTGCAGATATTGAAAATCATATTTTTGAAGCAGAAGCTTTCAATAATTCTTTCCGTTTCGTCAGCGCTAAGAATGCTATTGATAGCATTGAAAGTCAGATTGACCTAATTGAAGAAGATATTTCTTCTATCCGCCATGGTTTGATGGATTTGAAGGAACAGGAGGAGAAGAACTCAGGTCGTGTCAAACATGCCTTGGATTTGTTCGAAAATCTGCAAGCCTCTGTTCGTGACAATTCTGAAAGTTATGGAGAAACCTTGCCAGAGCTTGAAAAACAACTGAAAAATATTGAAGTTGAATTTTCTGAGTTTGTTATGCTCAACTCATCTGGTGATCCGATTGAAGCATCTGAAATTCTTGATAAGACAGAGGAGCACATGATTGCTCTCAATCAGATTATGGATCGTATTCCGCATTTGATTGAACGTGTTAGTAAGGATTTTCCAGAGCAGTTGGAAGACTTGGAATCAGGCTACCGTAAACTTGTAGAGCAAAACTACTTGTTTACAGAAGGAAATATCGAATCCCAATTCCAAAATATTCGCGTTTCTATTCGAGAAAATACTGCCTTGATTGTCTCCTTTGATTTGGATGCGGCAGAAGCTGAAAATGAGGGCATTCAAGCTAAGATTGACCATTTATATAAGCTCTTTAATCGGGAAATTGAGGCTAACAAGTCTGCTAATAAGATTAGTAAGAACCTACCAAAATTTTTGGAGCATGTGGTACAAAATACACAGCTTTTGGATGAAGAAAGTCAGCGTTTAAATGCCAACTATCTATTGGCAGACAGCAAGCTTTCTCGAATTAACCAACTGAAAAAACGTTTGGAAACTATTGAAATCGTCGTCGCTGAGAGTGTTGAAGGGATTGAGACGCCGCAGGTGGCATATTCTATTCTGGAAGAGCGATTGGATCATTCGCTTTCAAGTTTGAAAGAAATTGAAGAAGAACAGCTAGTACTGGCTGAATACCTTAAATCACAAGAATTATCAGAAAGTACAGCTCGTAAGAAAGCTACTCTCTATATCAATAAGCTTCATACCCTAAAACGCTACATGGAGAAACGCAATCTTCCTGGTATCCCGGCTGAGTTTCTGACAAACTTCTTCAGAACCAGTGACCATGTGGAAGGTCTGATTGCAGAATTGGATTATAAACGAATTAATATCGAAGTTGTTAATCGTTTGTTAGAAAATGCGACTTACGATATGAATCAGTTGGAAGAATTAGCTTACCTTATCGTTCAGAATGCGACCTTGACAGAACAACTCTTGCAGTATTCTAACCGCTATCGTTCAACTGATGAAGGAATTCAAGCAGCTTTCAATCGTTCACTAGACATTTTTGAAAGAAACTTTGACTACCAAGCAGCCTTTGAAGAGATTTCATTTGCCTTGGAAACAGTTGAACCTGGCGTAACAGAACGTTTTGTTCGTTCTTATGAAAAAACAAGAGAAGCAATTCGTTACTAA
- the gyrB gene encoding DNA topoisomerase (ATP-hydrolyzing) subunit B → MTEEIKDLQEKAQEYDASQIQVLEGLEAVRMRPGMYIGTTSKEGLHHLVWEIVDNSIDEALAGFASKIEVYIEPDNSITVVDNGRGIPVDIQEKTGRPAVETVFTVLHAGGKFGGGGYKVSGGLHGVGSSVVNALSTQLDVHVYKNGQVYFQEYRRGEVVADLKIVGETDRTGTTVHFTPDPEIFTETTEFEFAKLNKRIQELAFLNRGLNLSITDKREGMEQTKEYHYEGGIASYVEYLNENKDVIFETPIYTEGEMDDITVEVAMQYTTSYHENVVSFANNIHTHEGGTHEQGFRTALTRVINDYAKKNKILKENDDNLTGEDVREGLTAVISVKHPGPQFEGQTKTKLGNSEVVKITNRLFSDAFSEFLLEHPQIARRIVDKGIVAAKARIAAKRAREVTRKKSGLEISNLPGKLADCSSNDATKTELFIVEGDSAGGSAKSGRDREFQAILPIRGKILNVEKASMDKILANEEIRSLFTAMGTGFGADFDVEKARYQKLVIMTDADVDGAHIRTLLLTLFYRYMRPIVEAGYVYIAQPPIYGVKVGSEIKEYIQPGANQEQELQEALERHSTGRSKPTIQRYKGLGEMDDHQLWETTMNPENRLMARVSVDDAAEADKIFDMLMGDKVEPRREFIEENAVYSTLDV, encoded by the coding sequence ATGACAGAAGAAATCAAAGATTTACAAGAAAAAGCACAAGAATATGATGCCAGTCAGATTCAGGTTTTGGAAGGTCTGGAAGCCGTTCGTATGCGTCCAGGTATGTATATCGGAACAACCTCTAAAGAGGGCCTTCACCATCTTGTATGGGAAATTGTCGATAACTCGATTGACGAGGCCTTGGCCGGTTTTGCCAGCAAGATTGAAGTTTATATCGAACCAGATAATTCCATCACGGTTGTGGACAATGGTCGTGGTATCCCGGTCGATATTCAGGAAAAAACAGGTCGTCCAGCCGTAGAAACTGTTTTCACAGTTCTCCATGCCGGTGGTAAATTTGGCGGAGGCGGATATAAGGTATCAGGTGGTCTGCATGGCGTAGGTTCATCCGTAGTAAATGCCCTTTCGACCCAATTAGATGTCCATGTTTATAAAAATGGTCAGGTTTATTTCCAAGAATACCGTCGTGGTGAGGTGGTTGCTGATTTGAAGATTGTGGGTGAAACAGACCGCACTGGTACGACTGTACATTTTACACCAGACCCAGAAATCTTTACTGAAACGACGGAGTTCGAGTTTGCTAAACTAAATAAGCGGATCCAAGAACTAGCCTTCCTAAACCGCGGTTTAAATCTTTCGATTACGGACAAGCGTGAGGGAATGGAACAGACTAAGGAATATCACTATGAAGGTGGTATTGCTTCATATGTGGAATACCTCAATGAGAACAAAGATGTTATCTTTGAAACACCTATTTACACAGAGGGTGAAATGGATGACATCACAGTCGAAGTAGCTATGCAATACACGACTAGCTACCATGAAAATGTGGTCAGCTTTGCTAACAATATTCACACCCATGAAGGCGGTACCCACGAACAAGGTTTCCGTACAGCTTTGACGCGTGTCATCAATGACTATGCTAAGAAGAATAAAATTCTCAAGGAAAATGATGACAACTTAACTGGTGAGGATGTGCGTGAAGGTTTGACAGCTGTTATTTCTGTTAAGCACCCAGGTCCTCAGTTTGAAGGGCAAACCAAGACCAAGCTTGGAAATAGTGAAGTTGTTAAAATTACTAACCGTCTATTCTCGGATGCATTTTCAGAATTCCTTTTGGAGCATCCTCAGATTGCTCGTCGCATTGTGGATAAGGGGATTGTTGCGGCCAAGGCGCGGATTGCTGCCAAACGTGCTCGTGAGGTGACCCGTAAGAAATCAGGTCTTGAAATTTCTAACCTGCCAGGTAAATTGGCGGATTGTTCGTCAAACGATGCAACTAAGACAGAGCTCTTTATCGTGGAGGGAGATTCTGCGGGAGGTTCAGCAAAATCTGGTCGTGACCGTGAGTTTCAGGCTATTTTGCCAATTCGTGGTAAGATTTTGAACGTGGAAAAGGCCAGCATGGATAAGATTTTGGCCAACGAGGAAATCCGCAGCTTGTTCACAGCTATGGGAACTGGCTTTGGAGCGGACTTTGATGTAGAGAAGGCTCGTTATCAAAAATTGGTTATCATGACCGATGCCGATGTTGACGGAGCCCATATTCGTACCCTGCTCTTAACCCTCTTCTACCGTTATATGCGTCCGATTGTAGAAGCTGGTTATGTTTACATTGCCCAGCCGCCAATTTATGGTGTTAAGGTTGGAAGTGAGATTAAAGAATACATTCAACCGGGTGCCAATCAGGAACAAGAATTGCAAGAAGCCTTAGAAAGACATAGTACTGGACGTTCTAAACCAACCATCCAACGTTATAAGGGATTGGGTGAAATGGATGACCATCAGTTGTGGGAAACAACCATGAATCCAGAGAATCGTCTGATGGCGCGTGTTTCAGTTGATGATGCTGCAGAAGCAGATAAGATTTTCGATATGTTGATGGGGGACAAGGTTGAACCTCGCCGTGAGTTTATCGAAGAAAATGCGGTATATTCAACATTAGATGTCTAA
- a CDS encoding DJ-1 family glyoxalase III: MVKVAVMLANGFEEIEALAPVDIFRRADFQCDMIGLTSIRVEGSHAIRVEADSLFDGDLSQYDLIVLPGGMPGSLNLRDDDRLIAELQKAVANGKRVAAICAAPIVLDRAGLLDGRRYTCFPGKEADISTGIHFAENVVVDGPIITSRGAGTSLEFAYKLVDLLGGDGQGLARVMVHKN, translated from the coding sequence ATGGTAAAAGTTGCAGTTATGTTGGCAAATGGCTTTGAAGAAATTGAAGCCTTGGCCCCTGTTGATATTTTTCGAAGAGCAGATTTTCAATGCGATATGATTGGTTTAACTAGTATTCGTGTGGAAGGCTCACATGCTATCAGGGTTGAAGCAGACAGTTTGTTTGATGGGGATTTGAGCCAGTATGATTTGATTGTCCTGCCGGGAGGTATGCCTGGTTCATTAAATCTTCGTGATGATGACCGTTTGATTGCAGAATTGCAAAAGGCGGTAGCAAATGGGAAACGGGTTGCGGCTATCTGTGCGGCTCCGATCGTTCTAGACAGGGCTGGTTTACTGGATGGTCGTCGCTATACATGTTTCCCAGGGAAAGAAGCAGATATTTCCACTGGTATTCATTTTGCAGAAAATGTAGTCGTAGATGGACCAATTATTACCAGTCGCGGTGCAGGTACTAGCTTGGAGTTTGCCTACAAATTGGTTGACTTACTTGGTGGCGATGGTCAAGGTCTGGCAAGGGTCATGGTTCATAAAAATTAG